ggttagggtgagggtaagggttaaggttaggcatttagttgtgatggttaaggttagggtgaggggctagggaatgcattatgtcaatgatgggtccccacaaagatagtgaaatgcactgtgtgtgtgtgtgtgtgtgtgtgtgtgtgtgtgtgtgtgtgtgtgtgtgtgtgtgtgtgtgtgtgtgtgtgtgtgtgtgtgttcgtgttcgtgtgtgtgcgtgcgtgcgtttccATTGGTTATCGATTTGGCGATGATGTTTTTAGTGTTGCCTTCTCATTTTCTTTCGACCTTTATTAAGTTTGCCTTTAAACCAAACGGAGAAAATCCCATTTCTATTATGAAATTAATGCACTTCTTTCATCCTATCTTTAGCTTTAAATGCTGCTTTTCATGATACATTAACAGGactaatacatttatttagtgACAATATTCCCCAGGTAAATATCTTTAATCCACATTGTTGGCTCAAATTTGGAACCATCCAGTTGAATATGGataaaagacataaaacatATGTCAAGTTATTGCGCCTGTCATTACAATCAGTACAATTGTAGTGCAGGAGTGACAGAAGAGATTCAGGTTCATCTCTCCGTTGGATTTTAgctagtctggcattgccagaccttcctccacagcgctgcagaggagggtctggctagtccacacagtatactgggatgggagaaaacgtgttctggtttattggcatttctttaaaccaatcacagtcgtcttgggcatTGCCAagtgccggacagagccacggtacagctgcaaaatagcctcgggaaggaacttgttttggtggaacgtgtacgttcaaatgttgttttagtcgtgcaacagaaaactcagattggacagatagtctagctagctgtctgccgaaaagagtgaaatccagcagaatttccggctgcaacagagcaatcccagaagtggaatgttGTGGATACGAGACTAGATCTGATGTTTCTGACTTCCAAACTAAACATGAGTAAAAGGCTTACTGGAAATGGATCCATATTTCCCAGATTACTGCTTATTAAAGTAAATCAGAAACATACATACACGCCTTTTAGTTGTACAAATAAAGTTAATTCATCTTTAGGTGGTAAATCCATCCAGGGAACCACATGTGCGCTGTCGGTACAGACAAACTACTGCGATAACATTTATCTTTAGAATTAACGCTCTTCCATTTCCACTGTGTTGGCACATTTCACAGAGAGGAAGGGtccattttattttctcttctcAAGCTGTCAAAATTCTGCCTTTCCTTCACCCCTGACGCTGCCCCAGCCCTGTCCCTTGAAATAACTTGCCGCCGTGCTTCTCCTATTTCACTCCCCTCTGTATTATTTCACCTTTGCCAAAGATGAAGGATGACGCTCTGTAGACTGAGCGTCCGTCTGCGgtgcgagaggaggaggaagatgaggaatCCAGATCTGTTCCCGTCCGTCACCGTCTCACTCCGCTGCAGCGTTTTTTCTCTCGCTCGAGTTTATTCACCTCATACAGTCCGCGGGTGTGTGGCCACCTCAAAGCATATTTCTTCCATTCCTGCCTGTCTCCAGCTCGTCAGCTCGGACCGCTGACTGTTAATCTTCCTGCACGGTTCGAGGGTCCGACACGAGCCATTTTCCTACTGCCGCACTGTCAAACTGCAGCTAGATGTGGAAAAACACTTCCAGTGGACATCTAGTCTCTCTTCAGTCGTTCATCTACCCACACTCCCTGCATACTTAACGTCAATGATGATCAGAACTCTACTAACTACCTTTCACCACAGGATCGTCTGTATTTCACTCAGAACACACCCAGCAATTAGTCATTAAGAAAAACTGGCTATAGGGAGAGCTGACTCAGCTGGTTTATACAGATCTGGGTTTCCCAAAAGCATCTCAAGGCTAATATCGTAATATCCATCTTTCACACCTCCTTTAGCTTAACCcgcctgttgtcctcgggtcaagtcTGACCCCCTTTCAAAGTTTTCTATATGAGAAATATAGGTGTACTTTCaacaaaattgcccaaaaataacatggatggttccatgcaaTGGTCTTCGCAAGTACagttcaaatgtttaaaaaacgtcAACAAATTTTGACAAAAAATGGCAATAAGTGACAAAAGCGCCaaatacattgaaaaaagcgtcaaaagccATTGAAAGCCTCGAAGgcagaaaaaaactttgaaaaaagcgtcAAACAAGGTGATAAAAATGTTTGAAACAGCGTCAAAAACGTGAAAAATCTTGAAAAACGCATGAACAAATGTGTCGAAAAACTGTTGATTTTCGATGTtgttttgacccgggaggacaacacgagggttaagacATGCTTCCTGAAGGCATCGTCACTTAACACTGAACCTGCAAACTAGTTACATATtgattttatattgtttttgttcAGTACTTTAGTGACATCTGATGTGAAAACGAGTGATAATGTTTCTCTTCATCTTAaagtaacaattatttttttttaagattattttttgggcatttttaggcctttatttgacaggacagctgaagacattaggggagagagagggggaatgacatgcagcaaagggccgcaggtcggagtcaaacccgagcccgctgcgtcgaggagtaaacctctacataggggcgcccgctctaccaactgagctatccgggcgcctgacattttaacatttttatagaAATCAATGTCCAGTTTCAGACAATATGAATTCATTAAAGCTTTCACATTTACTGTTGTGGACACTCTGTGTCTGGGGGAACAACATAATTTGCCACACAAGATGTACTACACTTCATGTTGGTTtggaatacatggaaagaagaaGAACTTGGTGGTTTGTACGACATCGTATTACGGCCATTGTAAAGTGTATAATTATGGAGCCGGGGGATGGGTAATATTCCGAGAAAAACTTGGATATTCTCTGAAATTGAAGGGAATAAAATACGGGAAATAACTCACAAATTTACAAGAAAAAATACTCAGAACACAGTGGGGTTTCTATTCAGGGAATTGCTTCACTTTGCAAGGTTGGATTATCCTCACACCACAGACCACTTGCCGTGTAGAAATTAACCCTTTAATCCCTGAATGCACTCATTAAAGTCACTGTATAACAAGTGAAAcctattttttgtttaaatagaGAATTGTAATGTTAATGTTTGCTGTATGAACTGACACTGTGAAGCCGTTACTGAAGCAGACTTTTCCCAACAAGACTTTACAGACTACTAATCGAACACTGATCTTGACTGAATGAGTTGGGATCAActagacagttttttttttataccgaAGAAATTGTTTATTGAGGTTATCAGATAGCCTCCTTGTTGTCATGATTCATTTTGTCCTGTTTCTTTAGGTCACCTGGTAATGGACCTGAACCACATGCTGCGTCCGGCCAAGTCTCCAGAAAAATGCAACTTGCAGCTGCTGAGCCAGCCGACGGACAGACTGGTGTCTCTGTTCGAACAGAAGACCGTCAAAGGATGGTGGCCCTGCACCTACGAGCAAAACGGAGAGAAGATCATCGCTGTGAGAAAAATCAAACACACCCACGCCAAGCACGCATGTTCCcggctagtctcgcattgccagaccttcccccacagcgctgtgtggaggaaggtctggctagtccacacagcattccgggttgggaggaaaaatgtgctctggtttattgacatttctttaaaccaatcacaatcgtcatagGCGGACGCAGggctttcaagccagagagcggaGTTCGCCTcctggggaaaacaaaagactttcacccaggaaacgtgtgtttgttcgcaggagtgttttaatccaaaccacaatctttttcctaaacttcactagttgttttggtgccttaacttaactgtcgtcgccgcaTTATGCTCAATACTAATAAAGCTTAATACTTTTTGTCTGCTAAACTCGACTGTCACGGTCCCTGAAAGGACCGTAATCTCGCGGTGCTAGGTAGCCGGCTCccggtcaccttttgtcggctagtctcgcattgccagaccttcctccacagcgctgcaaagaaAGGTCTGGccagtctacacagcattctgggatgggagaaaaacgtgctctgttttattgccatttctttaaaccaatcacaatcctcttgggcggcgctaagcaccggacggagcaacggtgcctctgcaaaatagcctcgggaaggaacttgttttggtggaacgtgtacgttcaaaggttgtttttgtcgtgcaacagaaaactcagattggacagatagtctagctagctgtctggatttaccctgcagagatctgaggagcagttaaccatagtcctcatgaatccaccggagtttagaattccatcacaaagaaagcggacAGTGAGGGGCATCCGGCCGAAAAATAGGGatatccggtggaatttccgacggcacctgaaacaatcccgtaaatgaatcATCGGTGTAGACTAGTTCCTGGCTAACGAGCGTTGTTAGCACTTAGCTCACAAGCTACGTCGTCGTGCTTCTAGTTAAATGCACGGATGAATCTGCCGGTGCGATGAAGGCCCGTCGTCTGTGTTTCAGGGGAAGGTGGAGATGTCTCTGGAGATCGTGACGGAGCAGGAGCACGAGGAGAGACCAGCTGGCGTCGGCAGAGACGAACCCAACATGAACCCTCACCTGGAGGAGCCTcagtgagtcacacacacacacacacacacacacacacacacacatatgcacgcacgcacacatatacacacacacacaaacatacaaatatGGTTTCCCATCTTCTTGTCTCCTCCCAGGCGTCCAGAGACCTCCTTCCTGTGGTTCTCCTCCCCCTATAAGACCCTCAAGTTCATCCTGTGGAGGCGGTTCAAGTGGTTTATCATCCTCTTCATCatcctcttcttcatcttcctcttcctcggCGTCTTCCTCTACTCCTTCCCGGtgagtttgagtgtgtgtgtgtgtgtgtgtgtgtgtgtgtgtgtgtgtgtgtgtgtgtgtgtgtgtgtaagaaaccATCATCGTTGCTTTTTCTGAATGGCATTTTTGTGTTTCATTAGATGGCTGAAAGTAAAGAGACTGACAGGAAATGAGTGGAGAGAcagaatacatttaaaaacaaaagagtTACGACCAAaaaggcaaaagaaaaaaaaaagatcattaaaaaaatactatGAAATTGAGAAATTAAGAAACAGTTAAATAGAAAAGAATACAtgtgaaataaatgtgtttatatTGGCCTTTGatatataatgttttattgGTATAGTTTGGTATGGCAGTAcaggagaagaagaggaaagaaCGATAAAGGGAATGGATTTGGATgacaaagaaagacagaaaaagatgGAGAAAATGACGCAAAGAAGATAGTATGTGgatgagaaagacagagaatgGAAATCTATATTTATCTGTCTGTTGTCGTCCGTCCAGAgggaaaaagaagaaagcaaatgAGGGTGAATCAAAGGGAAAGTAACATTTTCTTTCCATCCTTACAGAACTACGCTGCCATGAAGATGGTGGGACCTTTCGGACCAGCCAAGGCAGCAGAGTGATGATGGAGGAGACCAGGAACAAAAAAATGGAGGAaaggaaaaagggaaaaaaagcagaCACAATGAAAAACAATGTCAAGTTTCTACAAGTGTAATGGGGCTGAATTTCAtgttattcttcttcttcttctgctcgAGTCTTTAAAAGGATTCTGTCATCTTGCTGAAGTTTTGACTGATGAACTTGTGAACTTCAtccaaccgtgtgtgtgtgtgtgtgtgtgtgtgtgtgtgtgtgtgtgttccagataATTTTACAGATAGACCTGATGAGCAATAGTGCCTAAGGTTCACGAACGCCTCTGACATGACaaccgtgtgtgtgcgtgcgtgcgtgcgtgtgccaTGTGTGCCTTCACTGTCTCTCCACTCATCCGAAACACTGCATCACTGTACTGGATGCATTTCCAAAAAGTTGCTATCAGATCTCAGCATGTATCGGCTGTTTCCTCGCCATCCCTCCGTCACGACTTTCAtccctctctccgtctcttCTGCCCTCAtgcagaggagaaggagaatAAAAGCTTGTTGCCTCGTTTATAAAAAGGCGGAAACAGAATCAAAGATGGTGATGTCGTTgtctgatcttttttttttatttttttttaaccgccTGCTGGTTCCCGGCAGCGTCGAGGCAAAGTCAGGTCAGGCAGCGGTGACTGAACGCCTTCAAGCTGTCCAACTCTCATCGCTCCATTCAATCTTTATGAAGAAGAACCTCAAATACAGACGGGACTTTTATTCTCTTTGACGCGTTACAGTATGCTTCGCTGCAACGTATGCTGCCTTCGAGTGCATTCAGAAATCCAAGATGTATTGTTGAAAAGGTATTGTTAAATGTACAACTTCAGCTATTCTTTATTGTCCTATGCGCTCTTCCtcagcagtttaaaaaaatagtgtttaaaaaaatgaaagcaaTAACAATTAACACCTCAACCGTACATTTTTAACCCCCATGTTATATATTTGCTTCCTttatttcctcttcctcctcagcaTCATCTTCTTCCTTTTTCCCTCCCTATCACgctctttcctcctcttcattTCCTCCTTTTTCCTCAGCCCatacttcttcctcctcttctaccCGGTCTCATTTTCTTCCTTCCCTTTTTCCTCCTGTTCTCccctcctttcttttttttatccttcTCCTTTCCTTTGCTTCCCCTCTTTTTCCTTCTCCCCTTCACGTTCCTTCTTCCTCATcacttcctccctctcctttttCCTCCACTTACTTTTCCTActgttcttcctcctctcttccccaGTCTCATTTTCGTCCTTCTCCATTTTCTCATTTTCCTCCtgttttctctccttccttttCATTGTCCTCGTCTCCTTTGCTTCttcccctcttcttcttcttcttcatcctccCTCTTCTCTCACAACTCATTTCCTCTTTTCCCTTTGCGTCTCCCCTCAGCCTTCTTCCTCCTTTGCATCCTCCTGAATCTCATGgtgttcttcctcctcttcttcgtcTTCCGTCTCCTTCCTTTCTCcttattcccccccccctccatcttCCAGCACAGCTCAGGGTTTAGCGGGTTAAGTCGGGGATTTACTCTTGTTAATCTAGAGGTTTGAGCTATGTTATGTTTTTAGATAGATGATGTACGCAgataagaacacacacacacacacacacacacactcgcacacacacactcacacagaagaACACAAAGTCTGAACACTAAGGTTAGAGGAGAGGAACTAATCCACGCAGATCCTACGGGATTTCCTGAAGTACGTGTaagtttaaatatatatttgtgtgtgtgtgtgtgtgtgtgtgtgtgtgtgtgtgtgtgtgtgtgtgtgttgaggttTTTGGATCCTTAAATAGCCCCCGTTGACTTAAGCAAATAGAAACTGAAGGAAACAGGGACGAGAGAAATATTTAACTCCAATCTCTTAAtatctattctttttttttgcatcttcACAGTGGTTTCTTCTAAAGTCCAAAGGTTGGGTGGGATCACGTGTTCGGTTAGTTTGCTTTTTGGTCCGCACCAGAGTGGAAAAGTTGACTTTGTCCCGTTTGGTTCGTTTTGGGTTCACGCCGGCCAATTACGAGCCAACCAGGCCTTGTAAACAAAAAGTCGCACAGACTGACAAGCACCTCATTCACTGGACCGGGTTTTTCGTCGTCCTGCCAGGTCAGAGAGGGATTAACTCCAGCTCTGCTACCCTCAGCATAAATCACACTAATTAACCTTTGAAAATCGCTTAACAACACATCAGTCCAGACTTTTGCTCCAGTTTTAATCCAGTTTGTTCTGCTCGCCTTTCCAAACACGAGGGACTTGCTCTCTATCAGATGTTAACAAATTTGTCTCCGTGTACCCGTAAACTCGGGCAGTGTGAGATGTTGCCTTCCGAGTTTCGATCCCGTTGTTGCTCCTAAGAAACCACTGTGCATTTTGCTTGGAGGCGGCGTAGTGTCAGAGACCCGTTAACGCTGACGTAGTTCAGATGGCTTCGTTCACACACACGTAATGAAAAGACCGAATGCTTCTAAGAAtgtcaggagaaaaaaaaaacatagttctTTAGGtgcattttattcattttgcaGGACAGTAAAATCAGTTTTAAACTGAGTTCTTGTGTAAAGAAATCCACAGCCTCTGCTTTCATTTCACTGTCAGTATTGTTAGTGTTAGTGTTGTAGGTATTTAGCTGTTTTCAGGGTTGTCATTCTTTGGTTCAGGttacctctctgtctgtgtttcttccaagtgtttataatttaaaaaaaattaccttGAAGTTTGAATGAAGAATAAATGTTATTGCCCGCGTCTGTCCTGCTGAAAAGGCGTctttagacaaaaaaaaaaatcataggtgtcttcttcttcttcactctAGATGATACAAACAGGGGACAGTTTGAATTGGTTCAGCCTGGTTAAAACATTTACACGCTGCACTTAAATAAAATTCAGCTGACTGAATACACCAGATACCTGTGAAGAGGCAGACAAGATCCTTTTATTTAGATTGATGTTGTTTGCCTGGACAGATTTTAAAGTGTGTTACTTGTGTTAGTATCTTGAAATAGCATTATATATTTGAAAACACTTTAAACGTCTTGCTGTGGGGGCGACCGCTAGCTCACCCCgtgtaggctgaggcctttgcagcggcccgggttcgaatccgacctgctgcccttttctgcgtgtcatcccccatctctctcccacctttcctgtctgtccactgtcactctgaaataaagggaaaaaagcagcaaaaaaataatcttaaaaaacgagcctcaaaatgaaaaaaaacactgtagtTGACAATCCTGCTGCCATTTTCAGGGAAAGTGCTCTTGATTAGTTTACTGTATTACTAGTTTGCAAGATACCTTCATACCGCAAAGTtgtctttaaaacatttaaagcatTGTTTTCTCCCGATGTTATTCCTGTCAGTAAATGCAACGTGCCTTTAGCCTTTAGCTTTGCTGCCTTGACACACGGTAACACTGACTTCGTGCCTCAGCAGAGAGACCACAAACAATtcaaatgttgttgtttttttttttttaattagctttgACTTCCAGTTGCCTCTTTAAAACTGGCTGCTGTCTAAGCGAACATCTACCTGAAACTACTTCATTTAAATGATCTGTTTGTTCACTGAATCAAACTGCTGCACTGATCTCTGATGGGGTGAAATGTTTTAGCCACCTTTTTACTGCTGACCACACCCCAATCTGTGATGTCACAATATGATACCATATGATAGTTTATAGAAATTGTCCAACTAGAACTAAACATTTCATACACAAAACCaaactacagacacacaaaaaaagagaaaaaaagatatgtCACTTCCAGACAGAGAATCATCATACATCGATACAAAGCAGCCTTCGTTTTAGCCCATGCTTGTTCTAAAAAGTCTGCAAATAAAAATGTCCGATAAGaaactttcctttccttttcttttagtGAATCgtcattttggaaaatacgcTTGTTCGCTTTCTTTCAGAAAGTTAGATAAGAGGCACCACTTTCGTGTCTTTACACTCAATATTAAGCTCCTGCCAacagcctgttagcttagcataaagactggaaacaggtagaaacagctagcatggctctgtTGATACAAAAACTCACTAACTAACCAGaggagactccaggaagtcactgcacgtggccaagaaatagtccgcCATATAAGTTGCTGTTTTTGCGTATGGAGTTAAACAAACGAGATGTATTGTGTTAATTATTGAGCTTTAGATGTGCTGGGTGATGGATTTTGTTACACTCTGACAGATTTCACAAAACAATAAAGTACTTCTTCTAATGTATAGTCCATCTGACTTAAAAATCTCCAAATGCTGTTTTATATgtgcaaaaatgcatttttcGCTAATCTTAGAGTTGTTTATTTTAACCCTTAAAGTTGCACTGAATTATGGAAGCAGAAACAAAGACACATCCCCATCTTTCTGTTATTCATGTTGATAAAACAATACTTTACTGGATGTACACTGCATTACACTTCAGTTTTAAAGGCACTAAACAATAACACGTAGGGACAGGGAAACAAAAACTGGTTTCAAATCCACGTTGTGTTTTTCCTGAACAGCACCGTGAATCTCAGATACTCTTTATGTTGTTATTGTAAAACATGACTGACAGCATTGGTGATATTGTGTTGTATTCTGGGAGAAACAGACTGAATGTATtccaaaaaataaatcatgaatATTTCACTCCATATCCACAAACAGCAATACCGTGTGCACTGCATTATGTCGGTATTATCAATAAAACTGCATTTCTTCGTCTTCATCAGTGCAGACTGTCTTTCTTTATGTCACATGCATGTATTAGTAGGTGTACCACTTCCTCTGTGCTGAGTTCAAACACTGCAGTATCTGGATGTTTTACAGCTCCATGGCAATAGTTGAAATTAAAGTTAAAGTATAAGATTATGCTGCTTATACCATGGCTACTTACCAGCGAAGTctttctttaaaatgttaaagctttagtgcgtaactttttgatattaatgaacgtccgttacattcaagccattgccaaatgagttgctacaaagctaattaagactatcagctccacacaactctctctgtatttctcagtatggctatgttcagacgattgtggcgtccggcgacttttgcaCACAGAAAcgcaagtgaagataatgacctcttctgaagagtccattttttttaatactctgtgtcctccttggctactagcaactgcatggagtaGGAAGGGGGGTGCTGTgcgcggtcacggaaggcttgtatcatgtggacgtgccgacagttttgtcgtcattacttagaattcctcatgaacagaaaacagacagaaactatgcactatagctttaactcaGCGTTGTGTTTTCCCCGATctaaaatagaatagaaatatAAGCGTTGCCTATTGATATTTCAGGGAACATGGTCCTCAAATGGAAACGTGTGTTGGCTTTATCAACTATTTCAATAAACCCTCCCTCATTTCCTCCCTCCATCtgctccttccctccttccacTCATCCATCCCTCCTGATACCACATCACTCCGGTCCCGtccttctctttttcctttccttgtACGTCTCAAGTTCTCTCTTTTTCAGTCTTCCTCAGGGGTGTTGTTATGGTCAACATGAACTGCAGGTGAACCTCtgaccacagtgtgtgtgtgtgtgtgtgtgtgcgtaagtttgtgtgtgcgtgcgtgcagtgTGGGTGGGCTGTGGCGGTGGTCTGTCTTCGCTCTTCCATCTCTCATTTTCTTTGACCTTCactgtcttcctcttcctcacccTACTCTgacctccctctcctcctcctccctccatttTTAACTCTTCCAGTATTTTTGCTCCTTATGACTTCCTCTGTCATGCACTCATTTTGTATTCTTTGGCTGCGTTCACACTGCAGCCgaaagttttttttctaagaTTGGATGGCTTTTGATCTGAAAAGCTgcgttgttgttgctgctgctgcattgaaaatgtcagTAAAACTTCCAAAGACACAAGCGTTACTctgatttatttgcatttctacAGTATCTGGAGTCATGGAGAAAAACATACATCGTGATTAAATGGTTTGAAATCTCCGGTCACAGAGCTTGACGGTGTCCAGTTAGATTCTCAGGAAAGTCCTCTTTACAAATAGATGTTATTGAGGACTACTCTATATCAGGGCTTATAGGTCCGGACCAAGTCCGCATCCGGACCTAACGGCAAGTCAATCAGGACCCAGCCCATGATGCCttatgaaatacattttctattgatcaatacattgttagaaaaatttataaaaactaggtctgtcagcgttaacgagttaatcgtgatgcgattaagggctgtcgcgatgcgattaattttttttaattttaaaaatgtatttattaatttattttacaattcactcggctttgcgtcgtgccttacatgctactattttgaccctttgcagcactgttacttatcatcaagctgccacttcctcgtaacacatccaggctgcaggcatgatggagaaacacagcagcaatgaaattctgaatggcgctttttattttccaaaactcccggacggctcgtagacaagttgaaagccatatgcacattttgtaaagccgaattaaaatatcaccgaagcacgtcaagcttgagctaccacctacggagctaagcatatagttcagttaacgtgatgctagaccaccggccctcggggagcgggggagagatgaatgttcggaaaaaagaggttgctgtggcccgccgtacaggttagtttgaccaccggcagcagcggtggccgtagcgggcagcagcggtggccggagcgagcagcagcagctgtggcGGCCGGAGCGAGCAGTGGCCGGAGCGGGCGATCACaaggggacatcctcagcggtgaaacgcGAACGGGGGTTGGagtataacctagctaggtggaaagctaacgctagccggccacctgtcccatcaatcctgcttgcaagtgtctgctcattagacaaaaactggactacatccaacttcaatgaAACTCCTAAcacgagttcagagactgctgtgtttttgttgttgtggaaacaacagCGTACCAGCCTACTATCCAGGCTGtttctctgtcgccgggtaagagtggagatgggctgtgttaacacgtgatttgtgagtgagtgagtgatttgctcgcaacACCTGAGAAGcgccgtggtgaggagcagagagtttgcctggagttcgctcagagttggagtaatatcactccgcccaagtagcagaagtagcagtgcttcgccttctgagaatatagttcccagtttgtatacggttagaagatggctgtgtctcatgtgaccttgttatttgtacacgctgtgactttacaaatcacaacatgtaaataggaaaatgttggtgttattttgtcacttattgggagcagtaggctagatggagccggttaccttcaggatctgtgctaaccaggctagcagtgggtgcatcagacagagttacgacacgcacggagatgagaagggtatgtatggacttatctaactctgggggatacggtgaataagacaaagtcccaataagtcggcgtgttcctttaaaagagATCTCTGACTCAGCTGAACCCTCATCACATTCACCTCTCCATCTCCAgcctttccctccctcctcctatCTTCTTTCTCCTCATCCCATTGTCTCATCTCACTGCTATGTTAATCAGCAATACTCACTGATGAAAAAAATGTGGTTTccctgaaaaaaatgttttgtttacagCCAACGTACACAGGCGCGTTCTCCGACTGTGCACGTGTTTAGGGCAGCTTTGAACATGGAGGGGTCAAAGTGCGCCTAATACAGTACACCAGACGTGATGGAAAATGACCGGAGGGGAGCCTGGCAAGCAGGATTCGAGTTGTTTCATtatcaccaaacacacacatggagcGGCGAGAAGGCCTGTAACATCAAACACTCGCAGCGAGTAAAACCACAGTAGCCCCATCTGTACCGGTGAGTCTATCCTTCACACTGCC
The sequence above is drawn from the Sander lucioperca isolate FBNREF2018 chromosome 17, SLUC_FBN_1.2, whole genome shotgun sequence genome and encodes:
- the LOC118493529 gene encoding uncharacterized protein LOC118493529, whose amino-acid sequence is MTTVCVRACVRVPCVPSLSLHSSETLHHCTGCISKKLLSDLSMYRLFPRHPSVTTFIPLSVSSALMQRRRRIKACCLVYKKAETESKMVMSLSDLFFLFFFNRLLVPGSVEAKSGQAAVTERLQAVQLSSLHSIFMKKNLKYRLPPQHHLLPFSLPITLFPPLHFLLFPQPILLPPLLPGLIFFLPFFLLFSPPFFFLSFSFPLLPLFFLLPFTFLLPHHFLPLLFPPLTFPTVLPPLFPSLIFVLLHFLIFLLFSLLPFHCPRLLCFFPSSSSSSSSLFSHNSFPLFPLRLPSAFFLLCILLNLMVFFLLFFVFRLLPFSLFPPPSIFQHSSGFSGLSRGFTLVNLEV